In one window of Bdellovibrio bacteriovorus W DNA:
- a CDS encoding TM2 domain-containing protein (COG2314 Predicted membrane protein), whose product MSMPTHSLLIGYILWIFGFMGAHRFYFGKPVTGTIWFCTLGLLGVGWIVDLFLIPSMERDAQARFRSGAIDYSLAWILLTFLGVFGIHRFYLKKWVTGVIWFLTGGLFLVGYLYDFCTLNSQISELNSHRNTRE is encoded by the coding sequence ATGAGCATGCCTACACACAGTCTTCTAATTGGTTATATCCTGTGGATCTTTGGTTTTATGGGAGCTCATCGCTTCTATTTTGGAAAGCCTGTGACGGGGACTATTTGGTTTTGTACGTTGGGCTTATTAGGCGTTGGTTGGATTGTGGACCTATTTTTAATTCCTTCTATGGAAAGGGATGCTCAGGCCCGATTTCGTTCAGGTGCGATTGACTATTCTTTAGCTTGGATTCTTCTTACATTTTTAGGTGTTTTTGGCATTCACCGTTTCTATTTAAAGAAATGGGTGACAGGTGTCATTTGGTTTTTGACAGGTGGTTTGTTTTTAGTGGGCTACCTTTATGATTTCTGTACTTTGAACTCTCAAATTTCGGAGCTCAACTCTCATCGCAATACACGAGAGTAA